In Nyctibius grandis isolate bNycGra1 chromosome 17, bNycGra1.pri, whole genome shotgun sequence, the genomic stretch gctgctgctgctggtcctCAACCTCGTGGAGGTGTTCATGGGTGGCGATGGTCACACGAGTGATCAGTAACATCGTCTCGCAGAAGTTGAGCTCCTCATCCTTGTTAATGTCGAGGTCCTTCATGATTTCATCAACGGTCGCCTTGTTTTTCACATGCTGCAAAGGAAGGGACAGGGTGAGGGCAAAGTCCTGTCATTCACAGCTCGAGCTTCTCCCCAGCCTCGCTGGGACCCTCACAGGTCCCAGGTCCCCAATAGCGTGGTGCTATGAGTGGCTCCATCCTTGTGCCATCATCACCGATTGCTTTGGGTACAGCAATGATTCACCCACGGCGATAAAGCAATCAGAGAGCAACAGGCTGGCATCACTGCATGGACACCATGCAATGTGGAGACTGATGAAGGCAGCAGTGATGAGGGTAAGAAGGTGATGAGGGTAAATATCTGGCTGCAGGTTCACCCAGACCTGTGTGGGTTTCCTTCATCTGTCTTTAGGGAGCATGTTTGGAAAGCGGCAGTTGGACAGGGAGGGTCTGGGCAGAAGGTGTTGGGGCAGGAGAGAAGAGTGGGAAGGGGGTGAATCCAGATCCTGGAGATACTCAGGCAATAGGGTCCAGCCTGGCTCCCTCCCCACGTGGGTCAGGAGAAACCCTGCTTTGACTTCACTCACCTTCAGGTAGTTCACAAGCTGCTTCTCAATCATGAGCTTCAGCTCCTTCTTGGTCAGGGTGTCTCTGTCCCCCTCCCGTCTTGAGTACTGGTGGAAGACATCAATGATGACATCCATGGCCCTCTCCAGCTCGGAGAGCGGTTCCTGGGTCTGGGTGGTCTGGAAGAGAAATGATTACACTGAATAATGGCAGGAGCCACAGTAGATGGAGAAGTCTGGTGTGAGCCAGCGAGGCTTCGGTGCAGCCACCTGCTTCACACCAGATGAGGACACGGCCTGGTTTTGTTCAGTCATTCTCTTTTTGAGATAAATTTGAGCTGtttgttttgagttttcttATCTACCAGCCAAAAGAGACTGAAGGGGATTGCAGcctttgcctcctcctcctctgggaTGTGCAACTACAGATAGTTGCTGAGAGATgattttccccccaaaatgtGCCTTCTGTAAGTCAGGCACTGTTGGAGCAAGGCTCCTAAAACAGCTGGTGGTGCTGCAAAAACCTCTGTAGAGATACAGAGTATGAGATCTGatgtccaggagctccttcgGTGGCCGGACTACGCTGTGGGGAACCTCTTCCAGGAGGAGACATCTCTCCTCCTGGGTTGTGCTTGGGTGAGCCCAAGTGGAGGTCGTTATCTTCTGCCAGCAACTGATGGCAGCTCACACAGTGAGGAGAGGCTCCCTGAGGGTCCTTGAACCTCTGATGGCCCAGCCAGCACCTGGAAAAGAGCATGGAGACCTTAAATGCCCGAGTCACCGTTGGACTTGCCTTGCTCATCTTGACGAAGTCGTGAGATCCTCTcgggctggagcagggctggtcCCAAGCGCAGCATCTCTTATAGCCCACCCGGCCGCCTGCGCCACTCCGCCGGTTGTGAAATGTCGCTGTTTCATCCAA encodes the following:
- the LOC137671459 gene encoding protein MRP-126-like; its protein translation is MSKTTQTQEPLSELERAMDVIIDVFHQYSRREGDRDTLTKKELKLMIEKQLVNYLKHVKNKATVDEIMKDLDINKDEELNFCETMLLITRVTIATHEHLHEVEDQQQQQQQQHKHQHHH